Within the Pseudomonadota bacterium genome, the region TCTCGTAGGAATTGCTTTCGGATCATTTGCTAATGTGAAGCTTGAGATATTTATAATTCTTTCCAATTTTCTAATACTATCAAAAAAATATCCAATATTATGGTATGGACCGCTATATCGTATTGAAAATGGTAACTCTGCATAAAATTCTTTATTTTGCAATGCCTTAGGTTCAAAATATGTTATTTTCAGCCTTGTTTCAGAACCAATATTGGAAACGTTTCTTAATAAATTAGGTATATCTTTAGTCTCGGGCAATTGTTTAAGTGTTTGTTGCAAAAGTTCCTTTAATTGTGCATATTCCTGGCGGAATTTAGGCATGTTATTTTTAATGGCTACCATATTATCAAATTCTTGTTTAATTTTATTGTATTCTCCAATTAACTGTTTTTTAGTTTCAAGCTGAGGACTTATAATAAAGTAAAAAAGTAATACAAAAATTAATATATTAAACCCGATACTAAACAAAAGTTTATATATTCTTTTGATCTTTGCAATTTTTTTAATTATTCCCTTGAAATCTAACTGAATTTTTTTCATAGGACAATATCACCGGAAATAATAAACTTCTTTATTGTAACGCCTTGTTCTGTGGCATCGGATACGCTTTTCAATTCTACGTTTTTAATATAGGGAATATGCGAAAGGCTTTCAACAAGGGTTGAAATGGATTCATTTTCCAACGAATTCCCATCCAGCTCAAATTTATTATCTGTTTTTTTAAAGCTTATAAGCCAAACATTATCTTTTATTACGGAGGAAAGATCGTATAAAATCCTTGCAGAGAGCGCTCTACCCTCTTTTATGCCGTCTATTGCTTTTATTCTTCGTTGAATCTCCTTTTTTTCTTGCTCCATCGCAAGGTATTCTTTATAAATACTTTGAAGGCTTGCAATTTCTCTCTTCATGTCTTCAATTTTATTTTTATAGTTTGATATGTCCCTTGCATTAATATAATAAATACCCCCAAAAATAAGGAAAGTTATTATCATTATAGAAAAAAAACAGGAACAGATCGATCTTTAATAAGTCTTTCTTTCCTTTACTGGGTAAAAGGTTTATTTTTATCATTGTCCTAAATCATTAATCCTTGAGGATAAATAAAGTGCTATGCTCATAAAAGTCTTATATTCCTCGTAAGCGCTATGTTTTGCTTCATTTAAATTCAAAAGCAAGAACGGGTCAACATATTCTACTTCTATCCTGGTGTCTTCCTCTATTTTCTCTTTCAAGCCTTGCAGCAAAGATGAGCCGCCTGTTAAGTATATTTTTCCAATTGTGTCATTAGGTTTTGTAGCAGTGTAAAAATTGATTGTTTTTGTAATTTCAGATGTAATATTAAATATAAAATCCTCAAATAAATATACCACTTCACTGTCTGCCATTATCTTCTTTTCTTCAGCTTCCATATGGCTAAGTTTGGTAGACTTTTCTATTTGGTTTGTTAAGTACTTTCCTCCCAATAATATTTCCCTTGTAAATTCAAGGCTATCACCTTTTATTATTGCAATATTCGTTATGGAAGCACCTATATCTACAGCAACTACTGAAAATTCATTCGTACCGTATATCTGTTCAATCATATTTGTAACACCAAAAATATCCACGTCCAGAATCTGTAAATTCAAACCTGCTAAGTTGAATGCTGTAGTATAGCCATCAACTATTTCTTTTTTTGCTGCAACAATCTGAACGTTCATCATATCTTCTTTTTCTTCATCCACTCCAAGAACATAATAACCATAATAAATATCTTTTAATGGAAAAGGGATAACTGATTCCACTTCGAGTCTTATACTGTTTTCAAGTTCTTCTTCCTCGAGGAATGGAACTGTAACTTTTTTTGTAATGATTGCATAGCTCGATAGTGCACAAGCTACATCCTTGCATTTGATATTATTCTCTGTAATTATTTTTTTCAGTTCTTGTGCAACAAATACTTGGTCAATTATGTTGCCGTCACTTAAAATATCTTCTTCGTATGATTTTTTGTCTATGTTTTGAATTTGGAAACCATCATTAATCTTTTTTAGGGTGCAGATTTTTATTGAAGTACTTCCGATATCAAAACCAATTAATTCACTTATTGTCCTTAATCCTATTTTACTGATAACGTCTAAACTTGGCAAAAATCCTGACATAGAAGATGTTTTGAAAGTTTTTTCTTTTTTTGCTTTATTCTTCTCGTTTATCTTATCTTCCTTTAACTCTTTATTTTCGCTAATTATATCTGATTGTATATCTTTATCATATTCACTTTGATCATCCTTGTTTTTACCTAATTTATTAGCAAGTATATATCCGGAAGGCTGGGAACTATCGAATGCCATAATAAATACGGTTATATAAAAAATAAATGATCCTATTCCATAAATCCAATAATTTTTCCCAAGTCTTTCCGCAATACTACCCCAGATGTGAATCGTAAAATAAATATTTACGATTGGCACTATAAGCCCTAAAGTATTCCATGGCGAAATATCCCCGCATTTACATAGAAAAACAATGTTATATACCGGAATACAATATCCTAGAAAAGAACCTATTTCAAACTTCCTGCCAATACGATACATAACATAGGAAAAGAAAATCCATGCCCCGACAGCAGCAAAGAGTGAAACCAGTATTGGTATTATTTGTCTCATAACCCCATAAACCTTATAGTATAATAGTATTTGTTACATATTATTTAATAAAAAGACAAGTATTTTCTACATATAATTCAATAAAATGTATAAAAAAAGACTTTTTTATTAATTTATAGCTTTAAATTGTAATACAATAAACTACTTTTTAAATATTTGCTACAAAGTATTTGTATAATATACCCTTTTTTGAATATGTATACTTAATATGCCCCCTTACCGCTTATAATTGCCCTGAATGTTTTTAAAATAATAACAATATCAAACCACAGTGACCAATTTAATACATATTGATAATCAAGTTTTACCCTTTTTGAATAATTTATATCGCTTCTTCCACTTACTTGCCATAACCCTGTAATACCAGGTTTAACCTTCATATATATTTCTTTGTAATCCTTATAGTAGTCTGTTAAGGCTTCTTTTGAATCAGGTCTGGGCCCAACGATTGACATATCACCCTTCATCACATTGAACAACTGCGGTAATTCATCAAGAGAGGTTTTTCTTAAAAATTTTCCAAAACCAGTTATCCTCGGATCTTCTTTTATTTTGTTTCTTTCCTTTAAATCATTATATGCCTCAGGATTTTCATTGATATATTTTTCTATTAGCTCACCTGAGTTGGCATGCATCGTTCTGAATTTAAGCATATTAAAACTGGCCATATTAAGCCCACAACGTGTGTGTGAAAAAAATACGGGTCCCCTTGAATCAATTTTAATTAATATTGGAATTAATAAAAAAAGGGGGATTGAAAAGACTAATATAAAAAATGATAATATTATATCAAATACTCTTTTCAAAAATACCTTCCGTCCGGATAAAAGACCGTTTTTTGTTGTTATCAACGCCATGTCTTTATCCAAAAAGGTCATTATTTCTGTGCTCATGAAAGAAAATCCAAATCCTTCGGAAACCATTATCAGATTTTTCACTTTCTTTTTAAGATTTTTTACTGTTTCTTCGTCGGCATACCAAACAGGAATGAAGCATGTTTCAACATTATTTATATCGGAAATATCATTAACAATGCTTTTTATTCTATATCCTGAGTACCATTCACTGTTAAGCGATTTTACTAATTTATTTTCCGCCTCTCCTTTTTCTCCGATAAGAAATGATTCCATCCTCTCGTCAAATGCCTTATACATTAGATATTTTGCTAAGAAACGTATTAAAGGCAATGAAGCAATCATATAAAAAAAACTTAGAGTCACTATGATTCTTGATACTGCCTCGGTCTCTTTTTGAAGGGACAGTATGGCCCACACAATTAAAAAAGATAATAAGAGACTTTTAAACAGGATTAGAAGTTCATCCCATACAGTTACTACTATACCGTAGCCTTTGTGGAAGGTAATTACCGCCAATATAATAAATATTATCCACCACCTTTGTATATAAGACAAAAGAGGGTGCGTTAAAGGAATTAAAGGATAAAAACTTTCAATCCATATCCTTGTGCAAAAAGCGATAATAATTGAAACATATATAGCTGACAAATCTGCAAATAATATAATAATATAATGTAATCTTGATTTATTTGTCATCGAGCTTCCGATATTTTTTTGTAAAACAACATGGAATTTTATCATAATTTATGCCCAAGATATAACCGGAATATTTAAAGATAGACTCAATAAGGGCATAAATAATCCAATAATAAGCCTTATTGCGAACAAAATATTCAATCTCATTTTTTAAGAATTTACCCCCTTCTTTATCTGCTTTTGCATATCTTAAAAACAATGGATTATTTTTGAATGATATTCCTGCATAAAAGTATCTTTTAAATTGCTCAGACCATGTGAGGTTATGGGAGTGAATAACTTTTGCCTCGGGTATATAGGCTATTTTATAGTCTTTCATAATAAGCTTTGCAGCAAACAGCATATCTTCAAACATAATAATATCTTTGTGAAAGCCGCCTAATTCTTCAAATTCTTTTCTTCTTATCGCCGATAACGCATTGCTGAAAAAGTAGGTTTTTATGCCATACTCTCTTAAACTGTTTAATCCCTTTAAGAGGGGCGTTTCGGGATAATTAAATAATCTTGCAAACCTTTCTGTTGGCATTGCATTATCAGCAGGTATTTGCCTTCCGTAGCATGCTGCTATTTCAGGGTTTTCAAGAGGCTTCGTTAGCAGTTCTATACAGAATTTGTTGCATGGCAAAGCATCTTGTGTGAGAAATACAATAATTTCCCCTTTGGTTTGTAGAGCTGCTAAATTTCTTGTCCTGCCATGATTGAAGTTTTCCTTTGTTATAGATATGATTTTAGCTCCAAATGATTCTGAAATATCTATGGTATTGTCTGTGGAGGAGGAATCAATAACAATAATTTCGCAGGGGATCGTCTGTGATTGAATTGACGAGAGAAGCTTGTGTATATACTTCTCTGCATTAAAAGTAGGGATTATAACACTAACCATATAAAAACTTTCTAATTTTTGTTTCAAAAAAATCCTTTTGCCATACATGTGTCATTATATCTAATAAATATTTGTTGTTTACCTTTTTTGCTTTCATTATTACTTTTCTTTTTTTTAGCATTTCTGGAAATATTATTAGTGCATCCATTTTTGCCTTGAAATATATCTTTAATTTTTTATGTTTAACTACAAAATATAAGAATTCGGCAAAAATATTTATTAAAAATTCAGGGAAACATCTTAAAAAAACACCCGGGGGAACATTCTTAATCCTCACAAGTTCGCTGTTTCTAAGAGAATAATATATTGCTGTATCACTCATAATACCTATTGACGAACGAACTTTATGATAAACAACAGCAGTTGGAACAAATAAAACTTTCCAACCTGCAATTTGTGCCCTGAAATTCAGATCAGTATCTTCATATATTAAAAAAAAATCTTCATCAAAAAAACCTGTTTCTTCGAGCATCTTCTTTCTGTATAAGGCTGCACCGGCACATGCTCCAAAAATGAATTCTTTACTTATATATGAATCTTCTTTATTTCCTTCTCCCAGCTTAAATCCTTTAAGTGCCGTTGAGTAACCATCTCCTGCGCTGTCAATAAAATTCTCATTATTTCTAATAAGCTTTGAAGCACAAATACCGATATCAGAATTATTTTCCATTGCTCCTATCAGTTCAAAAAGCCATTTTTTATCCGGTTCGGTATCATTGTTCAGCAAAGCTATATATTTGCCTTCAGCATATTTTAATCCTTCCAGATTACCTCCAGAAAAACCGGAGTTTTTTAAAAGAGGGATTATTTTAGTTTTTTCATTTAACTTTTCTGTTGTAACAAAATTTTTTATATATGTAAGAGAATTATCTGTTGAGTAATTATCCACAATAATTATTTCAAAATCTTTAAATGTCTGTTTCTGTATACCTTGAAGACATTTGATAGTAATATCATTACCATTATAATTTATTACAATAATACTAACCATTGGCTTAAACATATAAGTTCTCTTTATAATACATTTGCTCAATAGTAAAAAATAAATCCCGAAATAGCAAGTCATTAAGTAAAGCCCTGACAATGTCCGTATTCAACATGCATTAATAAAGTAGATGAATCCAAAACATCTGTGTTATTATATGATCATATGAAACAGCCAGTTGCACAACGCGTACGCTCTAAAGACAAATTTATCGTCTTTGGCTCCCCAATGATAGAGGAGGACGAGATTGCTGAAGTTGTTTCGAGTATGAGAAGCGGATGGATAGGAACAGGGCCAAAAGTAGCACAATTCGAGGATGATTTTAGAGCCTTCAAAGAGTCAAGTTTTGCCATTGGGGTTAATTCATGCACTGCCGCTCTACATCTTAGCATGCTTGCATCAGGATTAAAAAATGGCGATGAAGTCATTACTTCAGCTTTAACGTTTTGCGCCACTGTTAATGCAATAATCCATGCAGGAGCAAAACCTGTTTTGGTTGATATTGAGCCTGACACAATGAATATTGATCCAAAGAAGGTTGAACAGGCTATCACATCAAGAACCAAAGCAATACTTCCTGTTCATTTTGCAGGCCGCCCATGCAACATGGACAGAATTATAGCTATTTCAAGGCAATACAACCTCAGGATAATTGAAGATTGTGCCCATGCTATTGAATCGGAATATAAAGGCAAAAAGACTGGTACATTCGGGGATTTTGGCTGCTTTAGTTTTTATGTTACAAAAAATATTATAACCGGAGAAGGCGGGATGGTTATAACATCAAATGAAGAAAATGCCGCACGCATAAAAATCCTTGCCCTTCATGGCATGAGCAAAGATGCATGGAAACGCTTCGGGGATGAAGGTTATAAACATTATTATGTTACGGAATGCGGTTTTAAATACAATATGATGGATTTACAGGCAGCTATAGGCATTCACCAATTGAAAAGGATTAAGAAATACTGGCAGAGACGCAGAGAAATATGGCAAAAATACAATTATGATTTTCAGGGATTGCCCGTTATTCTCCCTAAAAACCCTGAGCCTGACACTATACATGCATATCATCTATACACGATACTGATAGATAAAGAAAAAACAGGCATAAGCAGAGACGATTTTCTCACTTCAATGACAAAAGAGAATATCGGCGTCGGTGTTCATTATTTGAGCATCCCGGAACATCCTTATTACCAGAAGGCTTTCGGGTGGAAACCTGAGGATTATCCTAATGCCATGAGAATAGGCAGACATACTGTAAGCCTGCCTATTTCGGCAAAACTTATTGATGAGGATTTGGAATATATTGTAAAAGCCGTGCATAAATTATTGAAAGGTTAGAAATATGCCCGAAACAATAATTATATATGAACCCG harbors:
- the pilO gene encoding type 4a pilus biogenesis protein PilO → MKKIQLDFKGIIKKIAKIKRIYKLLFSIGFNILIFVLLFYFIISPQLETKKQLIGEYNKIKQEFDNMVAIKNNMPKFRQEYAQLKELLQQTLKQLPETKDIPNLLRNVSNIGSETRLKITYFEPKALQNKEFYAELPFSIRYSGPYHNIGYFFDSIRKLERIINISSFTLANDPKAIPTRMVLTGECIATTYVYTKEQPKKDKKEQKKEDKSEAPAKK
- a CDS encoding PilN domain-containing protein, translating into MKREIASLQSIYKEYLAMEQEKKEIQRRIKAIDGIKEGRALSARILYDLSSVIKDNVWLISFKKTDNKFELDGNSLENESISTLVESLSHIPYIKNVELKSVSDATEQGVTIKKFIISGDIVL
- the pilM gene encoding type IV pilus assembly protein PilM; this translates as MRQIIPILVSLFAAVGAWIFFSYVMYRIGRKFEIGSFLGYCIPVYNIVFLCKCGDISPWNTLGLIVPIVNIYFTIHIWGSIAERLGKNYWIYGIGSFIFYITVFIMAFDSSQPSGYILANKLGKNKDDQSEYDKDIQSDIISENKELKEDKINEKNKAKKEKTFKTSSMSGFLPSLDVISKIGLRTISELIGFDIGSTSIKICTLKKINDGFQIQNIDKKSYEEDILSDGNIIDQVFVAQELKKIITENNIKCKDVACALSSYAIITKKVTVPFLEEEELENSIRLEVESVIPFPLKDIYYGYYVLGVDEEKEDMMNVQIVAAKKEIVDGYTTAFNLAGLNLQILDVDIFGVTNMIEQIYGTNEFSVVAVDIGASITNIAIIKGDSLEFTREILLGGKYLTNQIEKSTKLSHMEAEEKKIMADSEVVYLFEDFIFNITSEITKTINFYTATKPNDTIGKIYLTGGSSLLQGLKEKIEEDTRIEVEYVDPFLLLNLNEAKHSAYEEYKTFMSIALYLSSRINDLGQ
- a CDS encoding sugar transferase; amino-acid sequence: MTNKSRLHYIIILFADLSAIYVSIIIAFCTRIWIESFYPLIPLTHPLLSYIQRWWIIFIILAVITFHKGYGIVVTVWDELLILFKSLLLSFLIVWAILSLQKETEAVSRIIVTLSFFYMIASLPLIRFLAKYLMYKAFDERMESFLIGEKGEAENKLVKSLNSEWYSGYRIKSIVNDISDINNVETCFIPVWYADEETVKNLKKKVKNLIMVSEGFGFSFMSTEIMTFLDKDMALITTKNGLLSGRKVFLKRVFDIILSFFILVFSIPLFLLIPILIKIDSRGPVFFSHTRCGLNMASFNMLKFRTMHANSGELIEKYINENPEAYNDLKERNKIKEDPRITGFGKFLRKTSLDELPQLFNVMKGDMSIVGPRPDSKEALTDYYKDYKEIYMKVKPGITGLWQVSGRSDINYSKRVKLDYQYVLNWSLWFDIVIILKTFRAIISGKGAY
- a CDS encoding glycosyltransferase — protein: MVSVIIPTFNAEKYIHKLLSSIQSQTIPCEIIVIDSSSTDNTIDISESFGAKIISITKENFNHGRTRNLAALQTKGEIIVFLTQDALPCNKFCIELLTKPLENPEIAACYGRQIPADNAMPTERFARLFNYPETPLLKGLNSLREYGIKTYFFSNALSAIRRKEFEELGGFHKDIIMFEDMLFAAKLIMKDYKIAYIPEAKVIHSHNLTWSEQFKRYFYAGISFKNNPLFLRYAKADKEGGKFLKNEIEYFVRNKAYYWIIYALIESIFKYSGYILGINYDKIPCCFTKKYRKLDDK
- a CDS encoding glycosyltransferase family 2 protein, with the protein product MFKPMVSIIVINYNGNDITIKCLQGIQKQTFKDFEIIIVDNYSTDNSLTYIKNFVTTEKLNEKTKIIPLLKNSGFSGGNLEGLKYAEGKYIALLNNDTEPDKKWLFELIGAMENNSDIGICASKLIRNNENFIDSAGDGYSTALKGFKLGEGNKEDSYISKEFIFGACAGAALYRKKMLEETGFFDEDFFLIYEDTDLNFRAQIAGWKVLFVPTAVVYHKVRSSIGIMSDTAIYYSLRNSELVRIKNVPPGVFLRCFPEFLINIFAEFLYFVVKHKKLKIYFKAKMDALIIFPEMLKKRKVIMKAKKVNNKYLLDIMTHVWQKDFFETKIRKFLYG
- a CDS encoding DegT/DnrJ/EryC1/StrS family aminotransferase, with the protein product MKQPVAQRVRSKDKFIVFGSPMIEEDEIAEVVSSMRSGWIGTGPKVAQFEDDFRAFKESSFAIGVNSCTAALHLSMLASGLKNGDEVITSALTFCATVNAIIHAGAKPVLVDIEPDTMNIDPKKVEQAITSRTKAILPVHFAGRPCNMDRIIAISRQYNLRIIEDCAHAIESEYKGKKTGTFGDFGCFSFYVTKNIITGEGGMVITSNEENAARIKILALHGMSKDAWKRFGDEGYKHYYVTECGFKYNMMDLQAAIGIHQLKRIKKYWQRRREIWQKYNYDFQGLPVILPKNPEPDTIHAYHLYTILIDKEKTGISRDDFLTSMTKENIGVGVHYLSIPEHPYYQKAFGWKPEDYPNAMRIGRHTVSLPISAKLIDEDLEYIVKAVHKLLKG